The following proteins are encoded in a genomic region of Planctomycetaceae bacterium:
- a CDS encoding ECF-type sigma factor gives MSDLTEKLIPALQAGDMTAFPAVYEQMATRARGMMKAILAGRNPAQRMEESDLLNSVWMHIAANPAGTLASLTTSDELAGRLHRLLLQRWIQQCRRQTAQKRGGQNPTPFSQLHGENDCPLQIPDHRLAVQEFDSQIQAILECWPEGSHERQIVLLLLEGLTQQEIADRLNLSRHKVGRYIRGLITPVVVRFISGDESEGRAASP, from the coding sequence ATGTCTGACCTGACCGAAAAACTGATCCCTGCTCTGCAGGCCGGCGACATGACCGCGTTTCCGGCTGTGTACGAACAGATGGCCACGCGCGCTCGCGGAATGATGAAGGCGATTCTGGCCGGCAGGAACCCGGCTCAACGAATGGAAGAAAGCGACCTGCTGAACAGCGTCTGGATGCACATCGCCGCCAATCCGGCGGGCACGCTGGCCAGTCTCACGACATCGGACGAACTGGCGGGCCGGCTGCATCGGCTGTTGCTGCAGCGCTGGATTCAGCAGTGCCGCAGACAAACGGCTCAGAAACGAGGAGGCCAAAATCCAACCCCGTTCAGCCAGCTTCACGGCGAGAACGACTGCCCGCTGCAGATTCCCGACCATCGCCTGGCAGTTCAGGAATTCGACAGCCAGATCCAGGCGATTCTGGAGTGCTGGCCTGAAGGGTCGCACGAACGTCAGATCGTGTTGCTGTTGCTGGAAGGACTGACTCAGCAGGAAATCGCCGACCGGCTGAACCTGTCTCGTCACAAGGTCGGCCGGTATATTCGCGGTCTGATCACACCTGTCGTCGTTCGATTCATTTCGGGCGACGAATCTGAAGGAAGGGCTGCCAGTCCATGA
- a CDS encoding transposase yields MVRDSVGQLAPVIRKPGARTPLLRGYNIRILDGNHFAATEHRLPETRRETAAPLPGQALVVLDPDVRLAIDVIPCKDGHAQERSLLDQVLPSVRLKDLWIADRNFCTLGFLFGIARRKGRFLIRHHANMPLRFTGRRKLIGQSDTGKVFEQPAVITDPETGDTMTIRCITVRLNAATRDGERELCLLSNLSKTAADALKVAELYRKRWSVETMFQEMTENLTCEIRTLGYPRAAVFAFCLALMARNGISVIHAALRNVHGEDTVEQNLSNYYVALEIAQVYNGMMIAIPLAEWEICQNLTTAKLASVLKQLTAKVDLRKFQKSKRGPKRPQPKRTYSGNGQHVATAKLLARRNN; encoded by the coding sequence ATGGTCCGGGATTCGGTCGGGCAACTGGCACCCGTGATTCGCAAACCGGGTGCGAGGACACCTTTGCTGCGGGGCTACAACATTCGCATTCTGGACGGCAACCATTTCGCGGCCACCGAACATCGACTGCCGGAAACGCGTCGGGAAACAGCCGCTCCCCTGCCAGGTCAGGCGCTCGTCGTGCTGGACCCGGACGTGCGCCTGGCGATCGATGTGATTCCGTGTAAGGACGGTCATGCTCAGGAACGTTCGCTGCTGGATCAGGTGCTGCCGTCCGTGCGGCTGAAGGATCTGTGGATCGCGGACAGAAACTTCTGCACCCTGGGATTTCTGTTCGGCATCGCGCGACGCAAAGGTCGCTTTCTGATTCGGCACCACGCCAACATGCCGCTGCGGTTCACCGGTCGCCGCAAGTTGATCGGACAATCGGACACCGGCAAAGTGTTCGAGCAGCCCGCGGTCATCACAGATCCGGAAACCGGTGACACGATGACAATCCGCTGCATCACGGTTCGCCTGAACGCGGCGACTCGGGACGGCGAACGGGAACTTTGCCTGCTCAGCAACCTGTCGAAGACCGCGGCCGACGCACTGAAGGTCGCCGAGCTGTACCGCAAACGGTGGAGTGTGGAAACCATGTTTCAGGAGATGACCGAAAACCTGACGTGCGAAATCCGGACGCTGGGTTATCCGCGAGCCGCCGTGTTCGCCTTCTGCCTTGCTCTGATGGCGCGGAACGGAATCTCCGTGATTCATGCGGCTCTGCGAAACGTGCATGGCGAGGACACCGTGGAACAGAATCTGTCGAACTATTACGTGGCGCTGGAAATCGCTCAGGTGTACAACGGCATGATGATCGCCATCCCGCTCGCCGAGTGGGAGATCTGTCAGAACCTCACCACGGCGAAGCTGGCTTCCGTGTTAAAGCAACTCACGGCCAAAGTGGACCTGAGAAAGTTTCAAAAGAGCAAGCGCGGTCCCAAACGTCCGCAACCCAAACGCACGTACTCCGGCAACGGACAACACGTCGCCACCGCAAAGCTGCTCGCCAGAAGAAACAACTGA
- a CDS encoding prenyltransferase/squalene oxidase repeat-containing protein — protein MYLFQLADRLAKGLSQLEPARLQSHRRFILAHQMPDGGFRGREGESDLYYTGFAVRGLAVTGGIGDAARDAIERYLSTIEPLSLGAIDLLSWLYSALVVQTAGGGNLLEGQETSFANSVAAMLEATRTEDGGYAKNTTGAAGSTYQSFMVSLTYELIGRVQPRPNAVIQFLYDRQRDDGGFVEIAPMRRSGTNPTAAAVALLNKLNGMDDDIADDVLGFLTDVASSEGGFQANTRIPFADGLSTFTGLLTAQDLGRRDLLRPDRLLAWLTESLEFPDGGFRGASWDQQADVEYTFYGLGILGLLHSEGTTGA, from the coding sequence ATGTATCTTTTCCAGCTTGCTGATCGCCTGGCAAAGGGCCTGAGTCAGTTGGAACCCGCAAGGTTGCAGAGCCACCGGCGATTCATCCTTGCACACCAGATGCCTGACGGCGGCTTTCGAGGCCGCGAAGGCGAATCCGACTTGTACTACACCGGATTTGCCGTGCGAGGTCTTGCGGTCACCGGCGGAATCGGTGACGCGGCACGTGACGCCATCGAGCGATACCTGAGCACGATCGAACCGCTTTCTCTGGGAGCCATCGACCTGCTGAGCTGGCTGTATAGTGCTCTTGTCGTTCAAACAGCGGGTGGCGGCAATCTGCTGGAGGGTCAGGAAACGTCGTTCGCGAACTCCGTGGCCGCAATGCTTGAAGCGACACGCACAGAAGACGGCGGCTACGCCAAAAATACAACCGGAGCCGCCGGCAGCACGTATCAATCGTTCATGGTATCGCTGACGTATGAACTCATCGGCCGTGTTCAGCCGCGGCCAAACGCTGTTATTCAGTTTCTCTACGACCGGCAGCGCGACGACGGTGGTTTTGTCGAAATTGCTCCCATGCGGCGCAGCGGCACAAACCCCACGGCAGCGGCCGTCGCACTGCTGAACAAGCTGAACGGTATGGACGACGATATCGCCGACGACGTGCTGGGATTTCTCACGGACGTCGCCAGCTCAGAAGGCGGATTTCAGGCGAACACACGGATCCCCTTCGCCGATGGCCTGTCAACGTTTACCGGCCTGTTGACGGCACAGGATCTCGGCCGACGCGATCTGCTTCGGCCGGACCGGCTGCTGGCATGGCTGACGGAGTCGCTCGAATTTCCCGACGGCGGATTTCGCGGCGCGAGCTGGGACCAGCAGGCCGATGTCGAATACACGTTCTACGGGCTGGGAATACTCGGGCTGCTGCATTCGGAAGGAACGACAGGAGCATGA
- a CDS encoding rhodanese-like domain-containing protein, protein MRRVPRQDLIQAVFVLRLVRVVTLAARLHSAYLNETCSMRLLLLIVCSLCVCAATQADEFARWEFETPESGWSANDQAALSVSDGHLTIDATGNDPFLTASVAKSAAGWHALTITAKYRGRTSAQVFWTTEKDGETSEARSVKSEIRGNGNQFREYQIWFKTDGSVTSIRLDPMSRPGQMQLASIVLTDDAPPEPKATPVESIKTLQDFKVELLYAVRSEQFGSWVSMASDPKGRLIVSDQYGKLYRVTPPPIGSDSETQVELIDVELGMAQGLLYAFDALYVMVNGNDEFKSGLYRVTDSDNDDHFDTVEVLRHLDGASEHGPHAIVLAPDGKSLYVCAGNHTNIPEFDRSRVPRNWDEDQLLPRMWDAGGHAVGRMAPGGWIANVSRDGKQWELHASGFRNEYDIAFNSDGELFTYDADMEWDVGSPWYRPTRVNHATSGAEFGWRSGTGKWPTWYPDSLPSVVDIGPGSPTGIAFGTGAKFPAKYQKSLFIADWSYGMIYAVHLTPTGSTFSGEAERFVSAAPLPVTDMVINPVDRAMYFTIGGRRTQSALYRVTYTGSESTAAVTDGTAEGAELRDVRHRLEALHRDDAENAVDEAWRYLGHSDRNIRFAARIAIEHRPVSEWEDRALAENSSVDAKITALLALARNGKPQLADAVITSMATLGGDTLTEEQSLAALRVLELTFIRMGRPSGDLATQIAAHLSQRFPSGSSRINRELCALLVYLGDSSVAAKAVPLMEDAPTQEEQMHYALCLRTLKNGWTPALRERYFRWFVTSANMRGGHSFSGFLKNIRSEAIETLSESEKESLKDVLALTPEPAEPSIDAASRPFVRDWTISDLLADVEAGLSGRSFDNGRKMFEATGCFKCHRFAAEGGIVGPDLTGVGRRFDARTLLESLVDPSKVISDQYEATVFVLEDGRQVVGRVVNLNGDMLMVSENMLDPGRLTNVRREEIDEMFTSKTSMMPKGLLNNLSREEILDLVAYLQSGGDASAAVFAAAARPVVPVATFTESGHTTDTVQDVMKRVVAKQALLLDVREPDEWNAGHLRLAQLLPLSVIRTGEFSAEQQKLLPKDMPIYVHCRSGGRVLVASKLLREKGYDIRPLKSGYEALRAADFEKAE, encoded by the coding sequence ATGCGTCGGGTTCCTCGCCAGGACTTGATTCAGGCGGTGTTTGTCCTCAGACTGGTCCGCGTCGTGACGCTTGCCGCCCGCCTGCATTCCGCCTACCTGAACGAGACCTGTTCCATGAGACTGCTGTTGCTGATTGTGTGTTCGCTGTGTGTTTGCGCCGCAACGCAAGCTGACGAATTTGCCCGCTGGGAATTTGAGACTCCCGAATCCGGCTGGTCCGCCAACGATCAGGCCGCGCTGAGTGTCAGCGACGGACACCTGACAATCGATGCCACGGGAAATGACCCGTTCCTGACCGCCAGCGTCGCGAAGTCCGCGGCCGGCTGGCACGCTCTGACCATCACCGCAAAGTATCGGGGTCGAACCAGCGCTCAGGTCTTCTGGACGACGGAAAAGGACGGTGAAACGTCAGAAGCACGCTCCGTCAAATCCGAAATCCGCGGCAACGGAAATCAGTTCCGCGAATATCAGATCTGGTTCAAAACGGACGGCTCGGTCACGTCAATTCGTCTCGATCCGATGTCACGGCCGGGACAGATGCAGTTGGCTTCCATCGTGCTGACCGACGACGCCCCGCCCGAACCGAAGGCGACTCCCGTCGAAAGCATCAAGACGCTTCAGGACTTCAAAGTCGAACTCCTGTACGCGGTGCGCAGTGAGCAGTTTGGTTCATGGGTCAGCATGGCTTCCGACCCCAAAGGCCGGCTGATCGTTTCGGACCAATATGGAAAACTGTACCGCGTGACTCCGCCGCCGATCGGATCGGATTCGGAAACGCAGGTGGAACTGATCGACGTGGAACTGGGAATGGCGCAGGGGTTGTTGTACGCATTCGACGCTCTGTACGTCATGGTCAACGGTAACGACGAATTCAAGAGCGGTCTGTATCGCGTCACCGATTCGGACAACGACGACCATTTTGACACCGTCGAAGTGCTGAGGCATCTGGACGGGGCCAGCGAACACGGCCCGCACGCGATTGTGCTGGCTCCCGACGGCAAGTCGCTCTATGTCTGTGCCGGAAATCACACCAACATTCCGGAATTTGACCGGTCGCGAGTTCCCCGTAACTGGGACGAAGATCAATTGCTGCCTCGCATGTGGGACGCCGGCGGTCATGCCGTGGGCCGCATGGCTCCCGGCGGGTGGATCGCCAACGTCAGTCGGGACGGCAAACAATGGGAACTGCACGCCAGCGGTTTTCGCAACGAATACGACATCGCCTTCAACAGCGACGGCGAGCTGTTTACATACGACGCCGACATGGAATGGGATGTTGGGTCTCCCTGGTACCGGCCGACTCGCGTGAATCACGCGACCAGCGGCGCCGAGTTCGGCTGGCGTTCCGGCACCGGCAAGTGGCCGACGTGGTACCCCGACAGCCTGCCGTCCGTCGTTGACATCGGTCCCGGTTCGCCCACGGGGATCGCGTTCGGCACGGGAGCAAAGTTTCCCGCCAAATACCAGAAGTCGCTGTTCATCGCGGACTGGAGCTACGGCATGATCTACGCCGTCCATCTGACTCCGACAGGTTCGACATTCAGCGGAGAAGCCGAGCGGTTCGTTTCCGCTGCCCCGCTTCCGGTGACGGACATGGTCATCAATCCCGTGGACCGCGCGATGTACTTCACGATCGGCGGCCGGCGAACTCAGTCGGCTCTTTACCGCGTGACGTACACCGGCAGCGAATCCACCGCAGCCGTGACGGATGGCACCGCCGAAGGAGCCGAATTGCGCGATGTTCGCCATCGGCTGGAAGCCCTGCATCGCGACGATGCCGAGAACGCCGTTGACGAAGCGTGGCGGTATCTTGGTCACTCCGACCGCAACATTCGGTTCGCCGCTCGCATTGCCATTGAGCATCGACCGGTGTCCGAATGGGAAGACCGGGCTCTGGCGGAGAATTCCAGCGTCGACGCGAAGATCACCGCGCTGCTGGCGCTGGCACGGAACGGTAAGCCGCAACTGGCGGACGCCGTCATCACGTCGATGGCCACGCTTGGCGGTGACACACTGACAGAAGAACAGAGTCTGGCGGCGCTGCGGGTTCTGGAACTGACCTTCATCCGGATGGGTCGCCCGTCCGGAGATCTCGCCACGCAGATTGCGGCCCACCTTTCGCAGCGCTTTCCGTCCGGCAGTTCCAGGATCAATCGGGAACTCTGTGCGTTGCTGGTTTATCTGGGTGACAGCAGCGTGGCCGCCAAAGCTGTCCCGCTGATGGAAGACGCGCCGACGCAGGAAGAGCAGATGCATTACGCGCTTTGTCTGCGAACTCTGAAGAACGGCTGGACGCCGGCTCTTCGCGAGCGCTATTTCCGGTGGTTCGTCACGTCCGCCAACATGCGCGGCGGGCATTCATTCAGCGGATTTCTGAAGAACATCCGCAGCGAAGCCATCGAAACACTGAGTGAATCCGAGAAGGAGTCGCTCAAGGATGTGCTCGCCCTGACTCCGGAACCGGCCGAACCTTCGATTGACGCGGCCAGCCGACCCTTCGTCAGGGACTGGACAATCAGCGATCTGCTGGCCGATGTGGAGGCCGGACTGAGCGGTCGCAGCTTTGACAACGGCCGAAAAATGTTTGAAGCGACGGGGTGTTTCAAGTGCCATCGCTTCGCCGCGGAAGGAGGCATCGTCGGACCTGATCTGACCGGAGTAGGCCGCCGTTTTGACGCTCGCACTCTGCTGGAATCGCTCGTGGATCCCAGCAAGGTCATCAGCGATCAGTATGAAGCGACCGTGTTTGTCCTTGAAGACGGAAGACAGGTCGTCGGCCGCGTCGTCAACCTGAACGGCGACATGCTGATGGTCAGCGAAAACATGCTCGACCCGGGCCGGCTGACAAATGTCCGGCGTGAAGAGATCGACGAGATGTTCACGTCAAAGACGTCGATGATGCCGAAGGGATTGCTAAACAATCTGTCTCGTGAGGAAATCCTGGATCTGGTGGCATACCTGCAGTCCGGCGGCGATGCGTCCGCCGCTGTGTTCGCCGCCGCCGCCCGGCCGGTCGTTCCCGTCGCGACATTCACGGAAAGCGGCCACACGACGGATACCGTTCAGGACGTCATGAAACGAGTCGTTGCGAAGCAGGCACTGCTGCTGGATGTCCGCGAACCGGACGAATGGAACGCCGGACATCTCAGGCTGGCACAACTGCTTCCGCTGAGTGTCATTCGCACGGGTGAGTTTTCCGCCGAACAACAGAAGCTGCTTCCAAAGGACATGCCGATCTATGTTCACTGCCGCAGCGGAGGCCGCGTCCTGGTCGCTTCAAAGCTGCTGCGCGAAAAAGGGTACGACATCCGTCCTCTGAAATCAGGGTACGAAGCGCTGCGGGCCGCTGACTTTGAGAAGGCGGAATAG
- a CDS encoding DUF1559 domain-containing protein: MAGTVIAVLVSLLLPALHSARNAARMVQCRNNLSQLGIAIYNYEAATGVYPPGTVNPPGPIFNEPQGYHMGWLVQLLPALEQGSLYNGMDPRFGVYEAENAALAGASIASMHCPISNRSSIGGFWSTSYAAVTGGSDVPISMTNDGLFFLNSSTSMKQIRDGASNTIMLGERQQNSVPNGIDLGWSSGTAASLRNTGVPMNSSAGMDTFGEDGDGTGGFGSQHGPGAMFLFADGSVTFLSEKIDAATFSNLGTRDSGRDVAGIKFRSGDGF, from the coding sequence ATGGCGGGTACCGTCATCGCAGTTCTGGTGTCGCTGCTGCTGCCTGCGCTGCATTCGGCCCGCAACGCAGCTCGGATGGTGCAGTGCCGCAACAACCTTTCTCAACTGGGAATCGCGATCTACAACTATGAAGCCGCGACGGGCGTGTATCCTCCGGGGACGGTGAATCCTCCTGGACCGATCTTCAACGAACCGCAGGGCTATCACATGGGCTGGCTGGTTCAGCTTCTGCCAGCGCTGGAACAGGGATCCCTGTACAACGGCATGGATCCGCGCTTTGGAGTCTACGAGGCGGAAAACGCGGCGCTTGCCGGTGCCTCGATCGCCTCGATGCATTGTCCGATCAGCAACCGGAGTTCCATTGGCGGATTCTGGTCAACCAGCTATGCGGCAGTGACCGGAGGCAGTGACGTGCCGATTTCGATGACCAATGACGGACTGTTTTTTTTGAACAGCAGCACCAGTATGAAACAGATCCGCGACGGGGCCTCCAACACGATTATGCTGGGTGAACGGCAACAGAACAGCGTGCCGAACGGTATCGATCTGGGCTGGTCATCGGGAACAGCGGCGTCATTGCGCAACACGGGAGTCCCCATGAACTCGTCGGCGGGAATGGACACGTTCGGCGAAGACGGTGACGGCACGGGAGGCTTCGGCAGCCAGCATGGTCCGGGGGCGATGTTCCTGTTCGCTGACGGATCGGTCACATTTCTCAGCGAGAAGATCGACGCGGCGACGTTCAGCAATCTCGGCACGCGAGACAGCGGCAGAGACGTTGCCGGAATCAAATTCCGGTCCGGCGACGGATTCTGA
- a CDS encoding DUF1573 domain-containing protein, with protein MGRLLEGLSLVLLLLIVAVGGWSMAARRGTAVLSAAPVQVSGLDFGRVAEQREFQHRIWIQNVGTAPVTLSNIRGSCRCTRLEPSQVTVLPGDTASVDLVIDLLPSDAVEATRSIREFSAQLIAEVDDGIRNIRSWRLTGTVERRVVVEPPAIIFGGSNPLVVGGGWPTLSARITAHDQNAELELVATPLRYDWLSCTLDKQSQGEWLLSVTPAPTDQIGSFNAMLRARLILPGQQPVPVVVPVSGEVTSEIQPHPRA; from the coding sequence ATGGGGCGGCTTCTTGAAGGGCTTTCGCTTGTGCTGCTGCTGCTGATCGTAGCCGTTGGTGGCTGGTCGATGGCGGCACGGCGTGGTACCGCCGTCCTCAGCGCGGCTCCTGTGCAAGTCAGCGGATTGGATTTCGGGCGGGTTGCCGAGCAACGTGAGTTTCAGCACAGAATCTGGATTCAAAATGTCGGCACAGCACCGGTGACCCTGTCAAACATCCGTGGCTCCTGTCGATGCACGCGGTTAGAGCCGTCGCAGGTTACCGTCCTCCCGGGCGATACGGCGTCTGTTGATCTGGTGATCGATTTGCTGCCGTCGGACGCAGTTGAGGCAACGCGATCGATTCGCGAGTTCTCGGCACAACTGATTGCCGAAGTGGATGACGGCATTCGGAATATCCGCTCGTGGCGCTTAACGGGCACCGTTGAACGCCGCGTGGTTGTTGAACCACCGGCAATCATCTTTGGCGGGTCGAATCCGTTGGTGGTAGGCGGCGGTTGGCCGACGCTCAGCGCTCGAATTACCGCCCATGACCAGAATGCCGAGCTTGAACTAGTCGCGACCCCACTTCGATACGACTGGCTGAGTTGCACGCTGGACAAGCAGTCGCAGGGTGAATGGCTGCTGAGTGTCACTCCCGCGCCGACGGATCAAATCGGAAGTTTCAATGCAATGCTGCGGGCGAGACTGATCCTGCCGGGCCAGCAGCCCGTTCCGGTAGTCGTTCCGGTCTCGGGCGAAGTCACCTCTGAAATACAGCCGCACCCGCGCGCATGA
- a CDS encoding glycosyltransferase family 39 protein, protein MPAQLTGIGLDETIYLRSERSIRSEFSAGDRFLELNGPRALWQLKLARWMCVPFSLLGAWTCYRWSRDLFGEAAGFAALLLWCFSPAVLGHGTLITADVASASFFVATCYAFRNWLLRPSWRSCATLGVFLGTALLVKFTCLLLFAILGLLSVCSVLFPFAVPPGSGTGTSAGSEVDSHLANSPGRRLRTGQLALAFALAMFLVNLGFGFEGTGTRLRDYNFVSQALAGPHDTVPPDAPERRTSLWMYGNRFRDQWVGRLPVPIPVYYLRGIDIQKKDFEAPRPSYLFGKWKSGGWWYYYLAGALVKLPVGTLLLIFVGLLQAARGVSRCHPVDEFLLIVPMLAVLGVCSAQTNMSHHLRYCLPALPFLFISISRGVSVPGAFRNVAAAAVVGMLLSSLWVFPNSLSFFNLAAGGPENGKRYLLHSNLDWGQNFLFLKDWMAGHPEARPLILHDHAIYEPRHLGLDVLKPTRRPTPGWHAVTSDVLCGGANDSGWPVWLLDEEPVAVVGYSVHIFHVTQEQADAATREYFR, encoded by the coding sequence GTGCCGGCTCAGCTGACCGGCATTGGCCTCGACGAGACGATTTATCTGCGTTCGGAGCGTTCGATAAGAAGCGAGTTCTCTGCCGGAGATCGGTTTCTTGAGCTGAACGGACCTCGCGCACTTTGGCAACTGAAACTTGCGCGGTGGATGTGTGTCCCGTTCAGTCTGCTTGGTGCGTGGACATGCTACCGCTGGAGTCGGGATCTGTTCGGCGAAGCAGCCGGTTTCGCGGCTCTGCTTTTGTGGTGCTTTTCGCCCGCTGTACTGGGACACGGGACACTGATTACCGCGGACGTTGCGAGTGCGTCGTTCTTCGTGGCGACGTGTTACGCATTTCGCAACTGGCTGCTTCGTCCTTCGTGGCGTTCATGCGCAACTCTGGGAGTGTTTCTCGGAACCGCCCTCCTGGTGAAGTTTACCTGCCTCCTGCTGTTCGCGATTCTTGGGCTGTTGTCCGTGTGTTCGGTGCTGTTTCCATTCGCAGTGCCACCTGGCAGCGGAACCGGCACATCGGCAGGCAGTGAAGTCGATTCACATTTGGCAAACTCGCCCGGCAGACGGCTGCGTACCGGCCAATTGGCGCTGGCGTTCGCACTGGCCATGTTTCTCGTCAATCTGGGTTTCGGCTTCGAAGGCACGGGAACCCGACTGAGAGACTACAACTTTGTCAGCCAGGCACTCGCGGGCCCGCACGATACCGTTCCCCCCGACGCCCCGGAACGAAGGACATCACTGTGGATGTATGGCAACCGGTTTCGAGACCAGTGGGTCGGGAGACTTCCGGTTCCGATTCCCGTCTATTACCTGCGTGGCATCGATATCCAGAAGAAAGACTTTGAGGCACCGCGCCCATCCTATCTGTTTGGGAAATGGAAATCGGGAGGATGGTGGTACTACTATCTGGCCGGGGCATTGGTAAAGCTCCCCGTCGGCACGCTGCTGTTGATTTTCGTCGGCCTGCTTCAGGCGGCCCGCGGAGTGTCGCGATGCCATCCGGTTGACGAGTTTCTGCTGATTGTCCCGATGCTGGCCGTGCTGGGGGTATGCAGCGCGCAGACGAACATGAGTCACCATCTTCGCTATTGCCTGCCGGCGCTGCCGTTTCTGTTCATTTCGATTAGTCGTGGGGTGAGCGTTCCGGGGGCTTTTCGCAACGTAGCCGCGGCTGCGGTTGTTGGAATGCTTCTCAGCAGTCTCTGGGTCTTTCCGAATTCTCTGTCGTTTTTCAATCTCGCGGCGGGCGGACCGGAAAACGGTAAGCGATACCTGTTGCACAGCAACCTCGACTGGGGACAGAACTTCCTGTTCCTGAAGGACTGGATGGCCGGGCACCCCGAGGCCCGCCCTCTGATTCTGCATGATCACGCGATCTACGAGCCTCGGCATCTTGGCCTCGACGTCCTCAAGCCAACACGGCGGCCGACACCGGGATGGCATGCTGTCACGTCCGATGTTTTGTGCGGCGGGGCAAACGACTCCGGATGGCCCGTTTGGCTGCTGGACGAAGAACCGGTTGCGGTCGTCGGATACTCAGTTCACATCTTCCATGTCACTCAGGAACAGGCCGATGCTGCCACGAGAGAGTACTTCAGATGA
- a CDS encoding DUF1559 domain-containing protein, with translation MTSLGRYCKRVTNIGHQSRQQFRRGFSLIELLVVIAIIGILMALLLPAVQVTREAARRTQCKNNLRQLGLAVHNFEATYQHYPSNGWGFLWMGDPDRGTGPKQPGGWVYQLLPFIEQDNLAELGSGLDDAAKADALGELCRTPLALFKCPSRPGKQVSKLNPDLSFHNANLPQNVAKTDYAINEGDFITGTLGGPSSLAEGDDPRYAWRDVSQATGVSFLRSTIRPRDVTDGASNTYLIGEKRVSQSGWSDGSDPGHDQPMYSGVDLDLNRWTISGPLPDGLSAQPRLFGSSHPGGCHFVLCDGSVKQVSYVVDQKVHQYFGNRRDGQVTE, from the coding sequence ATGACAAGCTTGGGGCGCTACTGCAAACGAGTGACGAACATCGGTCACCAATCTCGGCAACAGTTTCGCCGTGGATTTTCACTGATCGAGCTGCTGGTTGTCATTGCCATCATTGGAATTTTGATGGCGTTGCTGTTGCCGGCGGTGCAGGTCACTCGGGAGGCGGCTCGGCGGACTCAGTGTAAGAACAACCTGCGGCAACTGGGCCTTGCCGTTCACAACTTCGAAGCCACGTACCAGCACTATCCGTCGAACGGCTGGGGCTTCCTGTGGATGGGTGATCCGGATCGTGGAACCGGGCCAAAACAGCCAGGCGGCTGGGTCTATCAATTGCTGCCCTTTATTGAACAGGACAACCTGGCCGAACTGGGATCCGGACTGGATGACGCGGCGAAAGCCGACGCTCTGGGTGAACTCTGCCGGACGCCGCTGGCATTGTTCAAATGCCCCAGCCGGCCGGGAAAACAGGTTTCGAAATTGAATCCTGATCTGAGCTTCCACAATGCGAACCTGCCCCAGAACGTTGCCAAAACGGACTATGCCATCAACGAAGGCGACTTCATCACGGGCACGCTCGGCGGACCATCGTCGCTGGCAGAAGGCGACGATCCTCGCTACGCCTGGAGGGACGTGTCTCAGGCGACGGGCGTTTCCTTTCTGCGCAGCACGATTCGTCCGCGCGACGTGACGGACGGGGCATCGAACACGTATCTGATCGGCGAAAAGCGAGTGAGTCAGAGCGGCTGGAGTGACGGCAGTGATCCGGGACACGATCAGCCGATGTACAGCGGCGTCGATCTGGACCTGAACCGCTGGACGATCAGCGGTCCGTTGCCAGACGGCCTGTCTGCTCAGCCGCGTCTGTTCGGAAGTTCTCATCCCGGCGGCTGCCACTTCGTGCTGTGCGACGGTTCGGTGAAGCAGGTGTCGTACGTTGTCGATCAGAAAGTCCATCAGTACTTCGGAAACCGCCGCGACGGCCAGGTGACGGAGTGA
- a CDS encoding FHA domain-containing protein has product MNKLILISPRLPHGRVELTAGDLPVSLGRSRRANITIADALLSRLHSEIREGEPGQFEIVDLDSTNLTIVNGHDVTVKVLCTGDRIYIGETEIVVEVIASPTNASEQTTRDLPLLKRPTDPGNGNSG; this is encoded by the coding sequence GTGAACAAACTGATTCTGATTTCACCCCGCCTGCCGCATGGCCGCGTGGAACTGACTGCCGGCGATCTCCCCGTGTCGCTCGGGCGCAGCAGGCGAGCGAACATCACGATCGCCGATGCTCTGTTAAGCCGCCTGCATTCGGAAATTCGGGAAGGCGAACCCGGACAGTTCGAAATCGTCGATCTCGATTCCACAAACCTGACGATCGTGAACGGCCACGACGTGACCGTCAAGGTGCTGTGTACCGGTGACCGCATCTACATTGGCGAAACGGAAATCGTCGTGGAGGTGATTGCGTCGCCGACGAACGCCAGCGAACAGACAACCCGCGACCTCCCCCTGCTGAAACGCCCCACCGATCCGGGAAACGGAAACTCCGGCTGA